The following are encoded together in the Serratia sp. UGAL515B_01 genome:
- a CDS encoding DUF2877 domain-containing protein: MAFPRQRLVGHVEQVFDRAVNLFVPEQKMLYALLSDGYDNAPNSCRIALKHCEKVFSPGEPVQFLTDGIEIGQNKWIDLSRCHLWQCSEKYLFEESITHINWFKWSQWINQHALSGNSLFDYLGDNIFYQEMARLLQSNRCALLKAISRNENIDKEINALIGLGIGLTPSGDDYLVGLCSILMLSGNPLRKYREIFLTALNKAKEKTTLLSAITLEEAINQRYRQVIGELIEKIVQDDSDLIIHTINEIKKVGSSSGCDMLFGMADACLLTAYFGEHNANQDHC; this comes from the coding sequence ATGGCCTTCCCTCGTCAAAGGTTAGTCGGGCATGTCGAACAGGTTTTTGATAGAGCGGTAAACCTGTTCGTCCCAGAACAGAAAATGCTCTACGCATTACTCAGCGATGGGTATGATAATGCACCAAATAGTTGCCGAATAGCGCTTAAGCACTGCGAAAAAGTATTTAGCCCTGGTGAACCGGTTCAGTTTTTAACGGACGGTATTGAGATTGGCCAGAATAAATGGATAGATCTCTCCCGTTGCCATTTGTGGCAATGTTCGGAGAAATATTTATTTGAAGAGAGTATAACTCATATTAATTGGTTTAAATGGAGTCAATGGATTAATCAGCATGCATTATCTGGTAATTCGCTTTTTGATTACCTCGGTGACAATATCTTTTATCAAGAAATGGCTCGGTTATTACAGAGTAACCGCTGTGCTTTATTGAAAGCAATAAGCCGGAATGAAAATATTGATAAGGAAATAAACGCTCTGATTGGATTGGGTATTGGTTTAACCCCTTCCGGTGACGATTATCTGGTAGGGTTATGCAGTATATTGATGCTGTCAGGCAATCCTCTACGAAAATATCGTGAAATTTTTCTCACTGCATTGAATAAAGCGAAAGAGAAAACGACGCTGCTGAGTGCAATTACGCTAGAGGAGGCAATCAATCAGCGTTATCGGCAGGTTATTGGGGAATTGATAGAAAAAATTGTACAAGACGATAGTGACTTAATTATTCATACCATTAACGAGATAAAGAAAGTCGGCTCAAGTTCAGGATGCGACATGCTATTTGGCATGGCGGATGCCTGCCTGTTGACCGCATATTTTGGAGAACATAATGCCAATCAGGATCATTGTTAA
- a CDS encoding ankyrin repeat domain-containing protein — protein MSENELVSEFLSAAEKGDADALKKCLVRGVDINTTNRQGRTAITLASLNKHYNCVSLLISAGADIDKQDQTCFNPFLLSCLNNDLTLLRLVLPANPDLERLTRFGGVGITPASEKGHVEIVRELLLRTDINVNHTNFVGWTPLLEAIVLNDGGARQQEIVKLLLEHGANPHMTDKYGKSPLTLAREKDYHEIAELLIAAGA, from the coding sequence ATGTCAGAAAACGAATTGGTGAGCGAGTTTCTTTCCGCTGCTGAAAAAGGCGATGCCGATGCACTAAAAAAATGTTTGGTCAGAGGCGTCGATATTAATACCACCAATCGGCAGGGCCGAACGGCAATAACGCTTGCTAGCCTGAATAAACACTATAATTGCGTGAGCTTATTGATTTCTGCCGGTGCAGATATTGATAAACAAGATCAGACCTGCTTTAACCCGTTCCTATTGAGCTGCCTTAATAATGATTTAACGCTATTACGTCTGGTATTGCCGGCGAATCCTGATTTGGAACGTCTAACACGTTTCGGCGGTGTGGGTATTACGCCAGCCAGTGAAAAAGGCCACGTTGAAATTGTGCGTGAATTATTATTACGCACCGATATTAACGTTAATCATACCAATTTTGTCGGTTGGACGCCTTTGTTAGAAGCCATTGTGCTTAATGACGGCGGTGCCAGACAGCAGGAAATTGTCAAATTGCTGCTCGAACATGGTGCTAATCCTCATATGACTGACAAATACGGTAAATCACCGCTAACGCTGGCACGTGAGAAAGACTATCACGAAATTGCTGAACTGCTGATAGCTGCAGGCGCATAA
- a CDS encoding LysR substrate-binding domain-containing protein, translated as MNSIFTEENLLAFTTAARFSSFSKAAEELGLTTSAISYTIKRMETGLDVVLFSRNTRNIELTESGFYFYRKATDLLNDFHAIKRGIDTIAQGIEARVRICINQLLYTPRHTARLLQVLKKQFPTCHITVTTEVYNGVWDSIINNQANIAIGAPDTLLDGGGIDYTEIGAIRWVFAIAPDHPLALMPEPISESQLRLYPNIMVEDTAHTINKKVGWLLHGQEAILVPDFNTKCQCQILGEGIGFLPEYMAREAVAEGFLIIRTIHNPRQDSRMLLATQHAATGQVTQWIKKEFVPGGLLSGIYADLLYRNE; from the coding sequence ATGAACTCTATTTTTACCGAAGAAAATCTGCTGGCCTTTACAACCGCAGCGCGTTTTAGCAGTTTTAGCAAAGCTGCTGAAGAGTTGGGCCTGACAACCTCAGCGATCAGCTATACTATCAAACGCATGGAAACCGGATTGGATGTGGTGCTGTTCTCCCGCAATACTCGAAATATTGAGCTTACCGAGTCCGGTTTTTACTTCTATCGTAAGGCCACAGATCTACTTAACGACTTTCATGCCATCAAGCGCGGTATCGATACCATCGCCCAAGGCATTGAGGCACGAGTACGCATCTGCATAAACCAGTTGCTTTATACCCCACGCCATACCGCCCGACTGCTACAGGTGTTGAAGAAACAATTTCCCACCTGCCATATCACGGTGACGACCGAGGTTTATAACGGTGTATGGGACTCTATCATTAACAACCAAGCCAACATTGCGATTGGAGCACCAGACACGCTGTTGGACGGTGGCGGCATAGATTACACGGAGATTGGCGCTATCCGTTGGGTGTTTGCTATTGCGCCCGATCACCCACTGGCATTGATGCCGGAACCCATATCCGAAAGCCAATTACGGCTCTATCCGAACATTATGGTGGAAGACACAGCTCATACTATTAACAAGAAAGTAGGTTGGCTGTTGCATGGGCAAGAAGCAATACTGGTTCCAGATTTTAATACTAAGTGCCAATGCCAGATCTTGGGGGAGGGAATTGGTTTTCTGCCAGAGTATATGGCGCGCGAAGCAGTAGCTGAAGGTTTTCTGATCATACGTACCATTCATAACCCGCGTCAGGATTCTCGCATGTTACTGGCTACGCAGCACGCAGCAACCGGGCAGGTTACTCAGTGGATTAAAAAAGAGTTCGTGCCAGGCGGCTTATTGAGTGGGATTTACGCGGATCTACTGTACCGGAACGAATAG
- a CDS encoding STAS domain-containing protein: MNFETHSIGNVLVVKPLNRRLDASVSSSFKEHMQTVISQGTHNILLDFSQVEFIDSSCLGALVSVLKTLHGKGELAVCSLNNNIQSMFKLTRMDKIFTIGVDQNSTLQQMRSVSI, from the coding sequence ATGAACTTTGAAACTCACTCAATTGGCAATGTTTTGGTTGTAAAACCGTTGAACAGACGGTTGGATGCTTCGGTCTCTTCTTCATTTAAAGAACATATGCAAACCGTCATTTCTCAGGGCACTCACAATATTTTACTGGATTTTAGCCAGGTAGAATTTATTGACAGCAGCTGTTTAGGGGCCCTGGTTTCTGTTTTGAAAACCTTGCACGGAAAAGGTGAACTCGCAGTATGCTCACTCAACAACAATATCCAGAGCATGTTCAAGTTAACCAGGATGGATAAAATATTTACTATCGGCGTGGATCAAAATTCGACACTACAACAAATGCGCTCAGTATCAATTTGA
- a CDS encoding NDP-sugar synthase, with protein MKAMILAAGKGTRARPLTTIVPKPMIPLIRKPIMESIIEHLRKYGFNQLMVNTSYLSADIEDYFRDGHAWGVEMGYSYEGVMEGNTFVDNVLGSAGGMKHIQNFSGFFDDTFVVVCGDALIDVDFDQVLAFHRARKSVATLIMRPVPQDQVSKYGIVVTDEQGRVSKFQEKPNTAEALSNNANTGIYVFEPEIFNYIPDGVEYDIGSQLFPKLAEAGVPFYGIALPFQWVDIGSLQDFWHVNRMILNRELPDYPMPGIQIAPQIWCGLNVKADFANLDIEGPVYIGSSTEIQPGVTIRGPSIIGAGCLLEEGAVVEQSFIADYTRVGGIANLNQQMIFAGKVISPDGTAIDLSEAGLNWLIDDKRRKDIIAAEKSLFNEFLS; from the coding sequence ATGAAAGCCATGATCCTTGCAGCAGGAAAAGGAACCAGAGCCAGACCATTGACCACGATTGTGCCAAAGCCAATGATCCCATTAATTCGCAAACCTATTATGGAGTCGATCATTGAGCATTTAAGAAAGTATGGTTTTAATCAGTTAATGGTGAATACCAGCTATCTTTCCGCCGATATCGAAGACTATTTCCGTGATGGCCATGCCTGGGGAGTAGAAATGGGATACTCCTACGAAGGTGTGATGGAAGGTAATACCTTCGTCGACAACGTACTAGGTTCAGCAGGTGGAATGAAGCATATCCAAAATTTTTCGGGCTTTTTTGATGATACCTTCGTCGTCGTGTGTGGCGATGCACTGATTGATGTCGATTTCGATCAGGTACTGGCTTTCCACCGGGCAAGAAAAAGTGTCGCGACCCTGATTATGCGCCCGGTTCCACAGGATCAGGTCAGTAAGTACGGCATTGTCGTCACCGATGAACAAGGCAGGGTCAGTAAGTTCCAGGAAAAACCGAACACGGCAGAGGCATTGTCTAACAATGCTAATACCGGTATCTATGTTTTTGAACCTGAGATCTTTAATTATATTCCTGACGGTGTTGAATATGACATTGGTAGCCAGTTATTCCCTAAACTGGCAGAAGCAGGCGTTCCTTTCTATGGTATTGCTCTGCCTTTCCAATGGGTTGATATTGGCTCTCTGCAGGATTTCTGGCATGTAAACCGTATGATCCTTAATCGGGAGTTACCTGACTACCCCATGCCGGGGATCCAGATTGCGCCGCAAATCTGGTGTGGTTTAAACGTTAAAGCTGACTTCGCCAACCTGGATATTGAAGGCCCGGTGTATATTGGTAGCAGTACCGAAATACAACCCGGAGTGACCATTAGAGGGCCTTCGATTATCGGTGCTGGGTGTCTGTTGGAAGAAGGGGCCGTTGTAGAACAGAGTTTTATTGCTGATTATACCCGTGTCGGTGGTATTGCGAATTTAAACCAGCAAATGATTTTTGCTGGTAAGGTGATTTCACCAGATGGGACAGCGATCGATTTATCGGAAGCAGGTTTGAACTGGTTGATTGATGATAAACGGCGTAAAGACATTATTGCCGCCGAGAAATCATTGTTTAATGAATTTCTCTCCTGA
- a CDS encoding ATP-dependent Clp protease proteolytic subunit: protein MEEKTETSSPQRDAFLDEKTFKSRTVLLFGQINDTVAYNVVKQLVALSDESSAPINFLICSPGGHVESGDVIHDVVRFIEAPVNMIGSGWVGSAAVNVFLSVPKERRFCLQNTRFLIHQPSGGIRGQATDVAIQAREIIRVRERIGTLIAKETGQKLEKVMKDIDRDFWMPVAEAIDYGLVSKSVVSSKDIA from the coding sequence ATGGAAGAAAAAACGGAAACAAGTTCTCCTCAACGGGATGCCTTTCTGGATGAGAAAACGTTCAAGTCCCGCACGGTCCTGCTATTTGGGCAAATAAACGATACCGTGGCGTACAACGTCGTCAAACAACTGGTAGCATTGTCCGACGAGTCGTCTGCGCCGATCAACTTCTTGATTTGTTCACCCGGTGGCCACGTGGAATCCGGTGATGTGATCCACGATGTTGTCCGCTTTATTGAAGCGCCGGTTAATATGATAGGCAGTGGTTGGGTGGGGAGCGCGGCTGTTAACGTGTTCCTTTCTGTACCCAAGGAGCGCCGATTCTGCTTACAGAATACGCGTTTTCTGATCCATCAGCCTAGTGGTGGTATCCGTGGTCAAGCTACCGATGTGGCGATCCAGGCACGAGAAATCATCCGTGTTCGTGAAAGAATAGGGACCTTGATTGCCAAAGAAACCGGACAAAAACTGGAGAAAGTGATGAAGGATATTGACCGCGATTTCTGGATGCCGGTCGCTGAAGCGATCGATTACGGTCTGGTATCAAAATCCGTAGTGAGCAGTAAAGATATTGCCTAA
- a CDS encoding cupin domain-containing protein, whose protein sequence is MSYRLDLNWPEFLERYWQKRPVILKNAFPDFVDPITPDELAGLAMEAEVDSRLVSQRNGQWHASNGPFEHFDNLGETGWSLLAQAVNHWHTPSAALVRPFRVLPDWRLDDLMVSFSVPGGGVGPHIDQYDVFIIQGMGRRRWRVGDKLPLKQFCPHPALLHVEPFTPIIDEDLEPGDILYIPPGFPHDGLTHETALNYSVGFRGPNSRDLISSFADYVLENDLGSEHYSDADLTCREHPGRVEDDELERLRTMMIDMINQPEDFKNWLGCFVTTPRHELDIAPVRPPFEQHEIADALMNGEVLTRLNGLKVLQVGGGFFINSERLEIHDPVAADCLCRYAVIGKKELGNACQNPRFIAELTTLVNQGYWFFDE, encoded by the coding sequence ATGTCTTATCGACTTGACCTTAATTGGCCTGAATTTTTAGAAAGATACTGGCAAAAGCGTCCCGTTATTTTAAAGAATGCTTTCCCTGATTTCGTCGATCCTATCACACCGGACGAATTGGCGGGGCTGGCAATGGAAGCCGAGGTGGATAGCCGTCTGGTAAGCCAGAGAAATGGTCAGTGGCATGCCAGCAATGGGCCGTTTGAGCATTTTGATAATCTGGGGGAAACAGGGTGGTCGCTGCTCGCCCAGGCTGTTAACCATTGGCACACTCCCTCTGCTGCGCTGGTGCGCCCATTTCGAGTGCTGCCAGATTGGCGTCTGGATGACCTAATGGTCTCTTTTTCCGTCCCTGGTGGGGGAGTGGGGCCACATATTGATCAATACGATGTGTTCATCATACAGGGAATGGGGCGTCGCCGTTGGCGCGTTGGAGACAAACTGCCGCTCAAGCAGTTTTGCCCACATCCTGCGTTGTTACACGTTGAACCGTTTACACCGATCATTGATGAAGACCTTGAACCGGGTGATATTTTATATATCCCACCGGGGTTTCCACACGACGGTTTGACTCACGAAACTGCGCTTAACTACTCTGTAGGTTTCCGTGGGCCTAATAGTAGGGACTTGATCAGTAGCTTCGCTGACTATGTGTTGGAAAACGATCTCGGTAGTGAGCATTATAGCGATGCCGATCTTACCTGTCGCGAACATCCGGGGCGAGTTGAAGATGATGAGCTCGAGCGTTTACGTACGATGATGATCGACATGATTAATCAGCCAGAGGATTTTAAAAATTGGCTTGGTTGCTTTGTCACAACACCGCGCCACGAGTTAGACATTGCCCCAGTGCGCCCCCCTTTTGAACAGCACGAGATTGCCGATGCTTTGATGAATGGCGAAGTGCTGACACGGCTGAATGGTCTGAAAGTGCTGCAAGTTGGTGGTGGCTTTTTCATCAATAGCGAACGGTTGGAAATTCACGATCCTGTAGCGGCGGATTGCCTGTGTCGTTATGCTGTTATCGGTAAAAAAGAGTTGGGCAATGCATGCCAAAATCCACGGTTTATTGCTGAGTTAACCACGTTGGTCAATCAAGGCTATTGGTTCTTCGACGAATAA
- a CDS encoding glycosyltransferase family 9 protein — protein sequence MLRILVVRIDFLGDMVCTTAFIHALKQRWPEAEIHVLANKYNMSVLAHNPDITTVHTYVYSKQCERNQRPGRLNALIDRIALIWRLRGLHFDMAIIPNGGMNKNSIQFIRQLNIADSRWHNEQSEFDDRVASHVANRPIKHEALSGFSLMPELASVDPSSLRLHVYPSLPLQHKWCEWFGEKSKPRVGLFISNKSADRRWDWQKWLDTMKALQEKAELYIFHDPAEKPTEEQLAHLPVRCLSTPTVNDLIAAMSQLDLVISADSAPVHLGAALRIPTVALFENRPEKYLRWYPLGVPHILLHEGTQVADIKSQSVIDAATHLLDCVA from the coding sequence ATGTTACGTATCTTGGTTGTCCGGATTGATTTTCTTGGCGATATGGTCTGTACCACCGCCTTTATCCATGCTCTTAAGCAACGTTGGCCTGAGGCTGAAATCCACGTGTTGGCTAACAAATACAACATGTCTGTACTCGCTCATAATCCAGATATCACAACCGTACACACTTATGTTTACAGTAAGCAGTGTGAACGCAACCAACGTCCCGGACGACTTAATGCACTCATCGACCGTATTGCTCTGATTTGGCGTTTGAGAGGATTACATTTCGATATGGCTATTATTCCCAATGGTGGGATGAATAAAAATAGCATCCAGTTTATCCGGCAACTGAATATTGCAGATTCTCGTTGGCACAATGAGCAGAGCGAATTTGACGATCGGGTGGCTTCACATGTTGCCAACCGGCCAATAAAACACGAAGCTTTGTCAGGTTTTTCTCTGATGCCTGAACTGGCCTCAGTAGATCCGAGTTCATTACGGTTGCATGTATACCCCTCGCTACCGTTACAGCATAAATGGTGTGAATGGTTTGGCGAAAAGAGTAAACCTCGCGTAGGCCTGTTTATTTCTAATAAATCCGCCGATCGTCGTTGGGATTGGCAAAAATGGCTAGACACGATGAAAGCTCTTCAAGAGAAAGCCGAGCTGTACATCTTCCATGATCCTGCAGAAAAACCAACCGAGGAACAATTAGCCCATCTTCCTGTCCGTTGTCTTTCTACGCCAACGGTTAACGACCTCATTGCGGCAATGAGCCAGTTGGATTTGGTCATATCGGCAGATAGCGCACCTGTTCATCTAGGTGCTGCCTTGCGCATTCCGACGGTGGCGTTATTTGAAAACCGTCCAGAAAAATATTTGCGCTGGTATCCGCTGGGCGTACCTCACATCTTATTGCATGAAGGTACTCAAGTGGCTGATATAAAATCTCAATCTGTTATCGACGCGGCTACGCACCTATTAGACTGTGTCGCTTAA
- a CDS encoding TspO/MBR family protein — protein MTHAVKNASKRSADFLMLVYFLVVVIGVGFVLGFLTGPDAWYANLVKPSFNPPNAVFAPVWTILYIMIAVAGWLIWRVAPRSIAMGIWALQMALNWLWSPVFFVAHQPGTALVIITLLLVTVLLFIIQAQKFDKIASRLFIPYAVWIGFATILNAAIFWLNQPMS, from the coding sequence ATGACCCATGCAGTAAAAAATGCCAGCAAACGGTCGGCTGATTTTCTTATGCTGGTCTATTTTTTGGTTGTGGTGATCGGGGTAGGGTTTGTGCTTGGTTTTTTAACTGGGCCTGACGCATGGTATGCCAATTTGGTCAAACCGTCCTTCAATCCGCCTAATGCCGTGTTTGCTCCTGTCTGGACGATACTCTATATCATGATTGCGGTTGCTGGCTGGTTGATCTGGCGAGTGGCACCAAGAAGCATCGCCATGGGGATATGGGCGCTGCAAATGGCACTGAACTGGTTATGGTCCCCGGTGTTTTTTGTGGCGCATCAACCAGGAACGGCGTTGGTGATTATCACGCTATTGTTGGTCACCGTACTACTTTTCATCATTCAGGCGCAGAAGTTCGACAAGATAGCTTCACGGCTGTTTATTCCTTATGCCGTTTGGATTGGATTCGCCACGATACTGAATGCGGCGATTTTTTGGCTCAACCAGCCAATGTCTTAA
- a CDS encoding LysR family transcriptional regulator, which yields MNISNKDFNLLLFFHVLYQERNASQAAVRMSLSQPAMSHKLSKLRHEFGDPLFVRAARGLTPTPRAHQLATQVQKLVEDIETFYEQCEGQDFLTRPERIHIYTTDYMEQILLPGLLPILRHEAPNLVLITHNTRGLLPREELEKGTCDLAIAGFYDQLPDTFHQQRLLSEDFVVLAAIGNPLLKGGLDLDTYLTCDHVLTTLTGDLNGRVDRELQRQGLVRKVVAGLSSFLAPSRLIRGSDLLLTCLRSVGEDAIARDPELCLYPLPLSLPHIDMMQIWHERTHNDRLRRWLRLKIQQHTQAMF from the coding sequence ATGAATATTTCTAACAAAGATTTTAACCTGTTGCTGTTTTTTCATGTGTTGTACCAGGAACGTAATGCCTCTCAAGCTGCGGTTCGGATGTCACTTAGCCAACCCGCGATGAGTCACAAGCTCAGTAAATTACGTCATGAGTTCGGCGATCCTCTATTTGTCAGAGCCGCTCGTGGGTTGACCCCCACGCCACGAGCGCATCAGCTTGCGACTCAGGTTCAAAAACTGGTTGAAGATATCGAGACCTTCTACGAGCAGTGTGAAGGACAGGATTTTCTTACGCGCCCGGAGCGCATACATATTTACACTACCGACTATATGGAACAGATCCTGCTGCCGGGTTTATTACCGATACTGCGCCATGAGGCACCCAATCTAGTGTTGATAACCCATAACACACGTGGATTGCTGCCGCGCGAAGAACTTGAAAAAGGGACGTGTGACCTGGCTATTGCGGGTTTTTATGACCAATTACCGGACACCTTTCATCAACAGCGCCTTCTGAGTGAGGATTTTGTGGTATTGGCTGCGATAGGAAATCCTCTGCTGAAAGGAGGATTGGATCTGGATACCTATCTCACTTGCGACCATGTTTTGACAACATTGACTGGCGATTTGAACGGACGCGTTGATCGCGAACTTCAGCGCCAGGGGCTGGTACGTAAAGTGGTTGCAGGGCTGTCTAGCTTTCTTGCGCCAAGCCGTCTAATCAGAGGCAGTGATTTGCTGTTGACTTGTTTGCGTTCAGTCGGGGAGGACGCTATTGCCCGCGATCCTGAGCTATGTCTTTACCCATTACCACTCTCCTTACCGCATATCGACATGATGCAGATCTGGCATGAACGCACGCATAATGATCGTTTACGCCGCTGGTTACGCCTAAAAATTCAGCAGCACACGCAGGCGATGTTTTAA
- the ftsB gene encoding cell division protein FtsB, translating to MRKLTLLLLILLGWLQYSLWLGKNGVHDYVRVHEDVVAQQSNNAKLKARNDQLFAEIDDLNDGLEAIEERARDELGMIKPGETFYRLVPEQSRRNSASPSQNNLKK from the coding sequence ATGCGAAAACTTACGCTGCTATTGCTGATATTGCTCGGCTGGTTGCAGTACTCACTGTGGTTGGGGAAAAATGGCGTTCACGATTATGTGCGAGTCCATGAAGACGTAGTGGCTCAACAGAGCAATAATGCCAAACTAAAAGCGCGTAACGACCAACTGTTTGCCGAGATCGATGACTTGAATGACGGCTTGGAAGCGATAGAAGAACGCGCACGTGATGAGCTGGGAATGATTAAGCCCGGTGAAACTTTCTATCGCCTGGTTCCTGAACAATCCAGACGTAACAGTGCGTCCCCATCGCAAAATAACCTAAAAAAATAA
- the ispD gene encoding 2-C-methyl-D-erythritol 4-phosphate cytidylyltransferase, producing the protein MKHSVDSLPQVIAVLPAAGIGSRMQADCPKQYLTIGHQTILEYAIHALLRHPRITQAIVAISPEDHHFQSLPIAQDPRVTVTVGGNQRAHSVMAGLKLAGNAEWVLVHDAARPCLHADDLERLLAITDHSVVGGILAAPVRDTMKRSEACQSAISHTVERQDLWHALTPQLFPLALLKCCLQRALDEGATVTDEASALEHCGYHPLLVAGRSDNIKVTRPEDLKLAAFYLTQLNH; encoded by the coding sequence ATGAAACATTCAGTAGACTCCTTGCCCCAGGTGATTGCCGTCTTGCCCGCTGCCGGTATAGGCAGCCGCATGCAGGCTGATTGCCCAAAACAGTATTTAACTATCGGACATCAAACTATCCTCGAGTACGCGATCCACGCTTTGCTGCGCCATCCGCGTATTACCCAAGCGATCGTTGCTATTAGCCCCGAAGATCATCATTTTCAGTCATTGCCTATCGCACAAGATCCACGTGTGACCGTTACCGTGGGGGGAAATCAACGCGCACACTCTGTCATGGCCGGACTAAAACTGGCAGGCAATGCCGAATGGGTACTGGTCCATGACGCAGCACGCCCCTGCCTGCATGCTGACGACCTGGAACGTTTATTGGCGATCACCGATCACAGTGTAGTCGGAGGCATTCTTGCTGCGCCGGTGCGTGATACTATGAAGCGTTCAGAAGCCTGCCAAAGTGCCATCTCACACACCGTTGAACGCCAGGATCTGTGGCATGCACTGACACCACAGCTTTTTCCACTCGCGTTGCTGAAATGCTGTCTGCAGCGTGCACTCGATGAAGGGGCGACAGTCACCGATGAAGCTTCAGCGCTTGAACATTGCGGCTATCATCCACTGCTGGTAGCCGGACGTTCGGACAACATTAAAGTGACGCGGCCAGAGGACTTGAAACTGGCGGCGTTCTATTTAACTCAGTTGAATCATTAA
- the ispF gene encoding 2-C-methyl-D-erythritol 2,4-cyclodiphosphate synthase — protein sequence MRIGHGFDVHKFGGEGPLVIGGVRIPFDKGLLAHSDGDVALHAATDALLGAAALGDIGKLFPDTDPAFKGADSRELLREAWKRIRAKGYRLGNLDVTIIAQAPKMAPHIPQMRIFLAEDLQCHMDDINVKATTTEQLGFTGRGEGIACEAVALLIKE from the coding sequence ATGCGTATCGGTCACGGTTTTGACGTACATAAATTTGGTGGCGAAGGGCCTCTGGTGATCGGTGGTGTTCGCATTCCTTTCGATAAAGGCTTGCTGGCACACTCTGATGGCGACGTCGCACTTCATGCAGCTACCGATGCCCTGCTCGGTGCCGCGGCATTGGGTGACATAGGAAAACTTTTCCCAGATACCGATCCGGCATTCAAAGGAGCGGATAGCCGCGAGTTATTACGCGAAGCGTGGAAACGCATTCGGGCAAAGGGCTATCGTCTGGGAAATCTGGATGTCACCATCATTGCTCAGGCGCCGAAAATGGCACCGCACATCCCTCAAATGCGTATTTTCCTGGCAGAGGATCTGCAGTGCCACATGGATGATATTAACGTAAAAGCGACCACAACCGAGCAACTGGGTTTCACTGGGCGTGGAGAAGGCATTGCCTGTGAGGCAGTAGCCTTGCTAATCAAGGAGTAA